In the genome of Ktedonobacteraceae bacterium, one region contains:
- a CDS encoding sulfotransferase — protein MLPNFFVIGAARSGTTSLDQYLAQHPEIFITTRKESHYFAADQFPPCTGPGDEGIRNLLVRDADAYAELFAGAAGKKAIGESSAFYLHLPGTAERIAQAVPDARIIMLLREPVDRTHSAYMFLARDGRETLSLEQGLEREEERKLKGFEPMWRYKALSFYYEHVRHYVEVFGEQQVKVLLYEEFYTNPAQALRDVFTFLGVKEDVPINTSVRYNLSGMPKSRKLYTPLNRFIFNPNGLEKRIKSLIPLHLRKAWASKLIGMSVERVSMDSQIQAQLRAHYAGDVQRLQDLLQRDLACWGYGEPGELEMGQQEREQSSGTGEHEDKGVAGDHKGTPLRSR, from the coding sequence ATGCTGCCAAACTTTTTCGTTATCGGAGCGGCAAGGTCGGGGACGACATCTCTCGATCAATATCTTGCCCAGCATCCCGAAATCTTCATTACAACGAGAAAAGAGTCGCACTATTTTGCCGCCGACCAATTTCCGCCTTGTACGGGGCCGGGGGATGAGGGCATAAGAAACCTGCTGGTGCGAGACGCGGATGCCTATGCTGAACTTTTTGCCGGCGCTGCAGGAAAGAAGGCGATCGGCGAATCTTCAGCTTTTTACCTTCATCTGCCCGGCACTGCCGAGCGCATTGCACAGGCGGTTCCTGATGCCAGGATCATCATGCTCTTACGCGAGCCAGTAGATCGAACCCACAGCGCTTACATGTTCCTGGCACGTGATGGCCGCGAAACGTTAAGCCTCGAGCAAGGTTTAGAGCGGGAGGAAGAGCGCAAGCTAAAGGGCTTCGAGCCGATGTGGCGATATAAAGCATTGAGCTTCTATTACGAGCATGTTCGTCACTACGTGGAGGTATTTGGGGAGCAGCAGGTGAAAGTGCTGCTGTACGAGGAATTTTACACCAATCCCGCGCAGGCATTGCGGGATGTATTTACTTTCCTGGGGGTAAAGGAAGATGTGCCCATCAATACTTCAGTGCGCTACAACCTTTCCGGGATGCCGAAGTCGCGCAAGCTCTACACGCCCCTGAATAGATTCATCTTCAACCCTAACGGCCTGGAGAAACGCATCAAGTCCTTGATACCACTCCATCTACGCAAGGCCTGGGCCAGCAAACTTATCGGCATGTCGGTAGAACGCGTTTCGATGGACTCCCAGATTCAAGCGCAACTCCGGGCACACTATGCCGGAGATGTGCAGAGGTTGCAGGATTTACTCCAGCGCGACCTGGCCTGCTGGGGCTATGGAGAGCCGGGCGAGCTGGAGATGGGCCAGCAGGAGCGCGAGCAGTCGAGTGGGACAGGTGAGCACGAGGATAAGGGTGTAGCGGGCGATCACAAGGGTACGCCCCTACGGAGCAGGTAA
- a CDS encoding glycosyltransferase family 4 protein → MPTAFSPLRVLMVACRYIPYTGGVETHVYEVGRRLVRAGVEVTVLTTDVSGQLPAFEESEGIRTYRVRAWPEKKDYFFAPGIYRFISQERWDLVHCQGYHNLVPPLAMLGAWRANMPFVLSFHSGGDVSGLRKALRGIHYKTLRPLLARAHKLIAVSQFEANFFQERLRLPKEQFVIIPNGAYLCEETGQVRDIVPTEGGRKDSLIVSIGRLERYKGHQRLIEALPGVLAEIPDARVRIVGTGPYESTLRKIARSLKVDKYVEIRPVSAEDREGMAALLAGASLITLFSEYESQGIAVMEALALGRPVLVASTSALRELINRDLTYGIPLHSTPQEVARAIVDQLRNPLKPGDVELPTWDACASSLLALYETIARRPVCVS, encoded by the coding sequence ATGCCCACCGCATTTAGCCCACTGCGCGTGCTGATGGTCGCTTGCCGTTACATTCCCTATACAGGAGGGGTTGAGACACATGTCTATGAGGTTGGCAGGCGCCTGGTACGGGCCGGCGTCGAGGTTACGGTTTTGACGACGGATGTGAGCGGACAGCTGCCTGCCTTTGAGGAGTCCGAGGGCATACGCACCTATAGGGTACGGGCATGGCCGGAGAAGAAGGATTACTTCTTCGCGCCCGGCATCTATCGCTTCATCAGTCAGGAACGCTGGGATCTCGTCCACTGCCAGGGCTATCATAACCTGGTTCCTCCACTGGCGATGCTGGGCGCATGGCGGGCCAATATGCCGTTCGTACTCTCCTTTCATAGTGGGGGAGATGTTTCGGGCCTGCGCAAAGCATTGCGGGGCATACACTACAAGACGCTGCGTCCACTGCTGGCACGCGCGCATAAGCTGATCGCCGTCTCACAATTTGAGGCCAATTTCTTTCAGGAGCGGCTGCGGCTGCCAAAGGAGCAGTTCGTTATCATTCCAAATGGGGCGTATTTGTGCGAGGAGACAGGACAGGTACGAGACATTGTCCCTACAGAGGGTGGGCGAAAAGATTCTCTCATTGTTTCAATTGGCCGGCTGGAACGGTATAAGGGGCACCAGCGGTTGATCGAGGCGCTGCCGGGAGTGCTGGCGGAGATTCCAGATGCGCGGGTGCGTATAGTAGGGACGGGACCTTACGAGTCAACGCTGCGAAAAATTGCCAGGAGCCTCAAGGTTGATAAGTATGTAGAAATACGGCCCGTTTCTGCTGAGGACCGGGAGGGCATGGCCGCGCTGCTTGCAGGAGCAAGCCTGATTACGTTATTCAGTGAGTACGAGTCCCAGGGTATCGCGGTAATGGAGGCACTGGCGCTGGGGCGTCCAGTACTGGTTGCCAGCACATCAGCATTGCGCGAGCTGATCAATCGTGACCTGACATATGGTATTCCTTTACATAGCACGCCCCAGGAAGTGGCGAGGGCAATCGTTGATCAGCTGCGCAATCCCCTCAAGCCGGGGGATGTCGAGTTACCGACATGGGATGCCTGTGCCAGTAGCCTCCTGGCCCTTTACGAGACAATAGCGCGGAGGCCGGTATGCGTATCATGA